The Desulfuromonadales bacterium sequence TCCGGACGGTACCGCTAAACTGGGAGGCACGTTGCCGGTTGAGCCGGATTCAAAATCAGGGAGGAGAGTTCATGTCCGATTTGCGCAGCAGCAAGACCGAAAAAAACCTTCAGGAGGCCTTCGCCGGGGAATCCCAGGCCAACCGCAAATATCTCGCTTTCGCCAAAAAGGCCGAGACCGAAGGGCATCCGCAGGTCGCCAAGCTCTTCCGGGCGGCGGCCGAGGCGGAGACGGTGCACGCCCACGCCCACCTGCGGGCGCTCGCAGGCATCGGCTCCACCGAGGCCAACCTGCGCGAGGCGATCGGCGGCGAGACCCACGAGTTTACCGAGATGTATCCGCAGATGATCCGGGAGGCGACCAGCGAAGGGTTTGACGTCGCCCTGCGCAGTTTTACCTTCGCCAACGCCGTGGAAAAGGTGCATGCGGATCTTTACCGCAAGGCCCTCGAGAGCCTCGGAAAAAACGAGGCGGTTGATTACTACGTCTGCCAGGTCTGCGGCAATACCATCGAGGGGGCACCCCAGGGGCCCTGCGAGGTCTGCGGCGCCGCCCAGACAGCCTTTCGGAAAGTCGACTGACATCGCCTAAATCCCAGTTCCCCGGCCGGGCCCCTGGGGTCCGGCTTTTTTTTCTGCCGGCACAAAACCCCGCGCCTGGTTGCCAGGCATGAGAAACTTTCTACCCGAACCACAAATGGACAGAACGAGGTTGCCCATGGACAAGTGCCCGGTTTGCAAGGAAATGAAAAAGGGAAAATACCGTTGCAGCGGTTGCGGAACGATATTCAACTGCCCCCAGCCGAATTGCGGAGCGGAGATCCGCAAGCGGGACGCCGAAGAGTGCCCCCGCTGCGGACTTCTGCTCGCCGAATACGTCGAAAAGCGCAAGATGTACCGCCTGTGTCCCAAGTGCAAAAAGA is a genomic window containing:
- a CDS encoding rubrerythrin family protein; translation: MSDLRSSKTEKNLQEAFAGESQANRKYLAFAKKAETEGHPQVAKLFRAAAEAETVHAHAHLRALAGIGSTEANLREAIGGETHEFTEMYPQMIREATSEGFDVALRSFTFANAVEKVHADLYRKALESLGKNEAVDYYVCQVCGNTIEGAPQGPCEVCGAAQTAFRKVD